The nucleotide sequence CCGTCAGCGCCGGACGCATCCTCTTCCAGGGCCGCCTCGAGGCGCTGCCAGATCTCGTCGCGCCCCTCCCGCGTCGTGGCCGAAAAGAGGGTGAAGGCATCCAGGGGCAGACCGGTCGCTTCGAGGATCGGCTTGATCTGCCGGTCGCGCTGCCCGCGGCCGACCTTGTCGGCCTTGGTGATGACCGGGACGGTGGGAATCTCGAACTCCTCGAGCCAGTCCAAAAGCTGCAGGTCCTCCTCGCGGGGAACGCGGCGGATGTCGAAGAGGATCACCACCGCCTTCAGGCTCGTGCGGCTCTCCAGGTAGGTGCGCACCATCGGCCCCCACTCCTTCTTCACCGCCAGCGGGACCTGGGCGAAGCCGTAGCCGGGGAGGTCGACCAGGTGAAAGGTGCCGTTGATGCTGAAGAAATTGATCAGCTGAGTGCGCCCCGGGGTGGAGGAGGTGCGTACCAGCGCCTTGCGGTTGACCAGGACGTTGATCAGAGAGCTCTTGCCGACATTGCTGCGACCGGCAAAGGCCACCTCGGGGAGTTCTGTTTCAGGGTAATGCGCGGGCCGGGTGGCGCTTTTGACGAAATCGGCCGATTTGATGATCAACGTGTGGCTCCGTACCGGAAATGATTAAAAAATCGAAAATCTGCGGCTAGCATAGCCCAGACCCGGAGCGAATGCAACGTTCGCAGGCACGCTGCAAATTTGCTCCTTTGCCAAACACAACCTCTTTGGTATCATTTCAGTACTTTATTGGCGACAGACGACACCGGCAGGCCGGCAACTCTCACAAGGAGGAAATGAATGCTCAGCCAAAAGCTTCAGGACGCGCTCAACGAACAGATGAAAAACGAATTTTTTTCGGCCTACCTGTACATGGCCATGGCCGGTTACTTCCAGTCCGAAGACCTGCCCGGATTCGCCAGCTGGATGCGGGTGCAGGCTCTCGAGGAGATGACCCATGGCGAAAAGTTCTTCACCTTCATCTGCAGCGTTGCCGGTCGCACCGAGTTGCGGCCCATCGACGGGCCCAAAAACGACTTCAAATCGCCGCTCGAAGCCATCGAGTTCGGACTGAACCACGAAAAGTTCGTC is from Desulfuromonadales bacterium and encodes:
- a CDS encoding ferritin, producing MLSQKLQDALNEQMKNEFFSAYLYMAMAGYFQSEDLPGFASWMRVQALEEMTHGEKFFTFICSVAGRTELRPIDGPKNDFKSPLEAIEFGLNHEKFVTASIGNLMELSRAEKNHAAEIMLNWFVTEQVEEEANFSLLIRKLKRVEGDGRGLLLLDQELGQRVFVPPAATGA
- the yihA gene encoding ribosome biogenesis GTP-binding protein YihA/YsxC, with amino-acid sequence MIIKSADFVKSATRPAHYPETELPEVAFAGRSNVGKSSLINVLVNRKALVRTSSTPGRTQLINFFSINGTFHLVDLPGYGFAQVPLAVKKEWGPMVRTYLESRTSLKAVVILFDIRRVPREEDLQLLDWLEEFEIPTVPVITKADKVGRGQRDRQIKPILEATGLPLDAFTLFSATTREGRDEIWQRLEAALEEDASGADGEDFPAFGEDNA